From Candidatus Neomarinimicrobiota bacterium, the proteins below share one genomic window:
- a CDS encoding T9SS type A sorting domain-containing protein: protein MKTSRLILTTVLGLAVAFPALAKETGTNRSDRSSRLYRSMGPNGPNASIVNINNLTIWLDRDAFFDWTLSASGSAGEYPKGTAGLIFAEGMLWGVKVDDGEIPRLRVNGSTYATGLKAGKVLYDANGVVTGSEDFTTRHLWRVRSDYATADLTADAASFFVKAIGGVTDADVAEVFDQYDYDWNNWPVGDGAPFEDVDGNGVYDPTVDVPGFPGASQTVWTVVNDLPILDEDGSLNSISETSYGSPPIGMEMQLTIWEYDFATTNPLGNMMFKEAKIIYTGLINGRVDAKLDTVYFTQWSDPDLGDFGDDFVGSDTTLSLGYVYNGNATDGVFLGQFGLPVPAGGYDFLQGPIVDGDTLGMTVFNYFAAGSPISDPDLAKYDGTLQWYNLMEGFLPRPEYPTQEVWVDDQGNATKFTLAGIPETGTGDIDGVLLPPGDRRLTMTSGPFSMALGDTQTVVIALVAAMGSDALSSLAKLRDVDKFAQLAFDNDFELWAPPAGPQVTGYGGDGTVNLYWGHSLAAVALTEDAVSRGMVFEGYNVFQLPSASSTPDEGLKIASFDVINGIKTVLELIPGPELGIDLEIVAQEGTDSGISRSLLLTFDAIRNRPMSNDIPYFFGVSAYSVYDTLSDAPGAVVPPFKHLEGSLSRATITPQTPDLGMALGADVGAKLAVTHKAGASDGVVQALVIDPSALNDHDYQVTFAVDEDTNSTTFGETLWTLTDLTTGKVKLADQSQAKDLTTDVSQLIVDGIQVAVQGPPPDFKNFEMVANAAGVIDPPEGAAADFQGFPSLRPTSAIPPETGGQQVGLGKWFFHTGDNSLGIASGSRGSYASFLSRSMRGDNFDRAVPFDFEMRFTVEGSYAVQAFTTGNVVTVPFELWNIGLATPDDATDDYRMIPWFLELDAVGSDCLNCNEYTLEPNDHSASGGDNDPFTPWIYWLRPEDFSAGTAGYDAFVASLDLVSDPPTAEPPGGSYAYDGAEVIARSVLVNWNGGSVADPATFRSTVNQLVPEEGSIIRITTTKPNGVSDVFTFTAPASSSRDSLVAVDLDKINVFPNPYYGFHILETSRDLKWVKFINLPAKATIRIFNLGGTMVKVLEKDDPTQYMEWNLTNQADFPVASGIYIAHIEMDEGTKILKLAIVQEEQILVRY from the coding sequence ATGAAGACTAGCCGCTTGATTCTTACGACAGTTCTGGGTCTGGCTGTGGCTTTTCCGGCTCTGGCGAAGGAGACGGGCACGAACCGGTCGGATCGGTCGTCCAGGCTTTACAGGAGTATGGGACCCAACGGCCCCAATGCGAGCATCGTAAATATTAACAACTTGACCATCTGGTTGGACCGGGACGCGTTCTTCGACTGGACCCTCAGCGCCTCCGGGTCGGCTGGCGAGTACCCCAAGGGTACCGCTGGTCTCATATTCGCTGAAGGCATGCTGTGGGGTGTCAAGGTGGACGACGGCGAGATTCCGCGCCTACGGGTCAATGGCTCCACCTATGCTACCGGCTTGAAGGCGGGCAAAGTGCTATATGATGCCAATGGTGTCGTTACGGGGTCCGAAGATTTTACCACACGGCACCTCTGGCGCGTGCGGTCTGATTACGCCACGGCCGATCTCACCGCCGACGCCGCCAGCTTCTTCGTGAAAGCCATTGGGGGCGTTACGGATGCGGATGTTGCCGAAGTCTTTGACCAGTACGACTACGACTGGAACAACTGGCCCGTAGGCGATGGTGCACCCTTCGAGGACGTGGATGGTAACGGTGTCTATGATCCCACCGTGGATGTACCCGGCTTCCCGGGCGCATCGCAAACCGTCTGGACCGTGGTCAATGACCTGCCCATTTTGGACGAAGATGGATCCTTAAACAGTATCTCGGAGACTTCCTACGGCTCGCCGCCCATTGGTATGGAAATGCAGCTCACCATCTGGGAATACGATTTTGCCACCACCAATCCGTTAGGCAACATGATGTTCAAGGAGGCCAAAATCATCTACACCGGCCTCATCAATGGTCGAGTTGATGCCAAACTGGACACCGTCTACTTTACGCAATGGTCCGACCCCGACCTGGGAGATTTCGGTGACGACTTTGTCGGCTCCGACACGACCCTGTCCCTGGGCTACGTATACAACGGCAATGCTACCGACGGTGTCTTCTTAGGCCAATTTGGACTGCCGGTGCCTGCCGGTGGCTATGACTTCCTGCAGGGACCCATCGTGGATGGCGATACGCTGGGCATGACGGTTTTCAACTACTTCGCTGCCGGGTCCCCGATTAGCGACCCGGATCTGGCAAAATATGATGGAACTTTGCAGTGGTATAACTTGATGGAGGGCTTCCTGCCGCGGCCTGAGTATCCCACGCAGGAGGTGTGGGTTGACGATCAAGGCAATGCTACCAAGTTTACGTTGGCCGGCATTCCGGAGACGGGTACCGGCGACATTGACGGCGTGCTCCTCCCGCCTGGCGACCGGCGGCTCACCATGACCTCGGGCCCGTTCAGTATGGCTCTTGGCGATACGCAGACCGTGGTGATCGCTCTGGTTGCTGCTATGGGGAGCGACGCCCTGAGCTCGCTGGCAAAGCTGCGGGACGTTGACAAGTTTGCCCAGCTGGCATTTGACAACGATTTCGAACTCTGGGCCCCGCCTGCGGGACCGCAGGTGACCGGCTATGGCGGCGACGGTACCGTCAACCTCTATTGGGGACACAGCCTTGCCGCCGTTGCCCTGACTGAGGATGCCGTGTCCCGGGGGATGGTCTTTGAGGGCTATAATGTTTTCCAGCTGCCCTCTGCAAGCTCTACCCCGGATGAAGGTCTCAAGATTGCCTCCTTTGACGTAATAAACGGCATCAAAACGGTCCTTGAATTGATCCCCGGCCCGGAGCTGGGCATTGACCTGGAGATCGTCGCCCAGGAAGGCACCGACTCGGGCATCAGCCGCTCCCTGCTGTTGACTTTTGATGCCATACGCAACCGGCCGATGTCAAACGATATCCCCTATTTCTTTGGTGTCAGTGCATACTCCGTCTATGATACCCTCTCGGATGCGCCTGGAGCGGTAGTGCCGCCCTTCAAGCACCTGGAAGGGAGCCTGTCACGCGCGACCATTACCCCTCAGACGCCTGACCTTGGCATGGCACTGGGAGCCGATGTGGGTGCCAAACTGGCGGTGACCCACAAAGCCGGCGCCAGCGATGGTGTTGTCCAGGCTCTGGTCATTGATCCGTCGGCGCTGAACGACCATGACTATCAGGTGACCTTCGCAGTGGACGAGGACACCAATTCCACCACGTTTGGTGAGACCCTCTGGACCCTCACCGACCTCACCACCGGCAAGGTGAAGCTCGCAGATCAGTCGCAGGCCAAGGATCTAACTACCGATGTGTCGCAGCTGATCGTGGACGGCATACAGGTGGCGGTACAGGGGCCGCCCCCCGACTTCAAGAACTTCGAAATGGTGGCCAACGCTGCGGGAGTCATCGATCCACCCGAAGGGGCAGCCGCAGATTTTCAGGGCTTTCCCAGTCTTAGGCCAACCAGTGCGATCCCCCCCGAGACTGGCGGCCAACAGGTGGGCCTAGGCAAGTGGTTCTTCCATACTGGTGACAACTCATTGGGGATCGCAAGTGGGAGCAGGGGCAGCTATGCTTCCTTCCTGTCGCGGAGCATGCGGGGCGATAATTTCGACCGGGCGGTGCCCTTCGACTTCGAGATGCGCTTCACGGTGGAAGGCAGCTATGCCGTGCAGGCCTTTACCACGGGGAACGTGGTAACGGTGCCCTTCGAACTGTGGAATATCGGCCTGGCCACACCGGATGATGCCACCGATGACTACCGGATGATACCATGGTTCCTGGAACTGGACGCCGTGGGCAGTGACTGCTTGAATTGCAACGAATATACGTTGGAACCCAACGACCATTCGGCATCCGGTGGCGATAATGACCCCTTCACCCCCTGGATCTACTGGTTACGACCGGAAGACTTTTCCGCCGGTACGGCCGGGTATGATGCCTTTGTGGCGTCTCTCGACCTCGTTTCTGATCCTCCCACTGCTGAACCTCCCGGGGGTTCATACGCCTATGATGGTGCCGAGGTGATCGCCCGCTCGGTGCTCGTAAACTGGAATGGGGGATCGGTAGCCGATCCCGCCACCTTCAGGTCCACTGTCAATCAGCTGGTGCCTGAAGAGGGGTCCATCATCAGGATCACAACTACCAAGCCCAACGGGGTTAGCGATGTCTTCACCTTCACGGCCCCGGCGTCCTCCTCCAGGGACTCCCTGGTAGCGGTCGACTTGGATAAAATCAACGTCTTCCCGAATCCCTACTACGGCTTCCATATCCTGGAAACCAGCCGGGATCTGAAATGGGTGAAGTTCATCAACTTGCCAGCGAAGGCCACCATCCGGATTTTCAATCTGGGCGGCACCATGGTCAAGGTCTTGGAAAAGGATGACCCGACCCAATATATGGAGTGGAATTTGACGAACCAGGCCGACTTCCCCGTGGCAAGTGGAATCTACATTGCCCATATCGAGATGGACGAGGGCACCAAGATACTTAAGTTGGCCATCGTTCAGGAAGAGCAGATTCTGGTCAGGTATTAG
- a CDS encoding PorV/PorQ family protein produces the protein MAKLRIHSLLAVLALAAIATAQGPRNGTTGASYLLIPQGGQYLSGGGATAIGSGVDGVYWNPAGLARAEGNVTAIFSRRSYIADISTNYIGAGLKLGALGSLALTIRTFDIGAIDKTDVFNPEGTGEQFTPTVFVLGTTFARAISDRTSFGITANFLNEGFAGVSASGVTIDAGIQYASFLDIPGLSIGVTLKNFGTPMRYDGSALWYQANAKDSDRQTEWYKSSAAAFDMPFNMDIGTNYRLNLGSSSLDLGFTFENNNAAQNEYRIFGQYNLGSLASVRFASLTSVAVEDDATSLDVDESQLENIFAGISYGASLNLASFTGVNLTIDYAFIATKFFADNQVFALRLGI, from the coding sequence ATGGCTAAACTGAGAATTCATAGTCTGCTGGCGGTCTTAGCTTTGGCCGCCATCGCCACCGCGCAAGGGCCGCGCAATGGAACGACCGGGGCATCATACCTGCTGATACCGCAAGGCGGGCAATATCTCTCCGGGGGTGGTGCCACTGCCATCGGCAGCGGCGTGGATGGGGTGTATTGGAACCCCGCCGGCCTCGCCCGTGCTGAAGGAAACGTCACGGCCATTTTCTCACGGCGATCCTACATCGCCGACATCAGTACCAACTATATCGGCGCTGGTCTGAAACTGGGCGCGCTCGGTTCGTTGGCCTTGACAATTCGCACGTTCGACATTGGCGCTATCGACAAGACGGATGTGTTTAATCCGGAAGGGACCGGTGAGCAGTTTACCCCGACCGTATTTGTTCTCGGCACCACCTTTGCCCGGGCCATCAGCGACCGAACCAGCTTCGGCATCACTGCGAACTTTCTCAACGAGGGCTTCGCCGGCGTGAGCGCCTCGGGAGTTACCATCGATGCGGGCATTCAGTATGCCTCCTTCCTGGATATACCCGGACTGTCCATTGGGGTGACGCTAAAGAACTTCGGAACCCCCATGCGCTATGACGGGTCAGCGCTGTGGTATCAGGCGAATGCCAAAGACAGCGACAGACAGACTGAGTGGTACAAATCCAGCGCGGCAGCATTCGATATGCCGTTCAATATGGACATCGGCACCAACTACCGGCTGAACCTGGGTTCCAGCTCGTTGGACCTCGGGTTTACCTTTGAGAACAACAACGCCGCCCAAAACGAATACCGCATCTTTGGCCAGTACAATCTGGGCAGCTTGGCTTCGGTGAGATTTGCCAGCCTGACATCGGTTGCAGTGGAAGACGACGCGACGTCCCTGGACGTCGATGAGTCTCAGCTAGAGAATATCTTTGCCGGAATCTCGTATGGAGCGAGTCTGAATCTGGCATCCTTCACAGGAGTCAATCTGACCATCGACTACGCGTTTATTGCTACGAAGTTCTTCGCTGATAACCAGGTGTTCGCACTGCGGTTAGGTATTTGA
- a CDS encoding HAD family hydrolase has product MSISAIIWDWNGTLLDDVNYAIGCMNQLLAKRKMPILNRDRYREIFGFPVESYYRRLGFDFEAEAFIALSREFINCYYGKLAVPEPHIGARQLVEDLSGAGVSQAILSAMELGPLHEQLAANDFLDLFVLIHGLNHIHASSKIDEGRQLLNRLGQKGEAVLYIGDTTHDLEVAEALSVKSVILTHGHQSADQFQDAGSELLESFDELREYLRVQQGIRV; this is encoded by the coding sequence ATGAGCATTTCAGCAATTATTTGGGACTGGAACGGTACCCTGCTTGACGATGTCAATTATGCTATTGGGTGCATGAACCAGCTGCTTGCCAAGCGCAAAATGCCGATCCTGAACCGGGACCGATACCGGGAGATCTTTGGTTTTCCTGTGGAGTCCTATTACCGGCGGTTGGGCTTTGATTTCGAGGCAGAGGCATTCATTGCTCTCTCCCGGGAATTCATTAACTGCTACTATGGTAAACTGGCGGTACCAGAGCCGCATATCGGAGCCAGGCAACTGGTAGAAGATTTGTCGGGAGCCGGCGTGAGCCAGGCCATTCTTTCGGCGATGGAATTGGGCCCACTTCACGAGCAGCTAGCAGCCAATGACTTTCTAGACCTATTCGTACTCATTCACGGGCTGAACCACATCCACGCGAGCAGCAAGATTGATGAGGGTCGGCAGCTGCTCAATCGGCTAGGTCAGAAAGGGGAGGCGGTATTGTACATCGGTGACACAACCCACGACTTGGAAGTGGCTGAAGCCTTGAGCGTGAAATCCGTCATCCTGACGCATGGTCACCAGTCGGCGGACCAGTTTCAGGACGCCGGGAGTGAGTTGCTGGAGAGCTTTGACGAGTTGCGCGAGTATCTTCGTGTGCAACAGGGTATTCGGGTTTAG